From Nitrosopumilus zosterae, the proteins below share one genomic window:
- a CDS encoding cation:proton antiporter: MVTEFDAIPTLVGILVLVIPSMLLGKICKHFGISEIIGFVIGGIILSPFALGGLIQFSDRPIVELNELMLSFWQIAGILILFSAGLHFPFSSLKQAGIQSLIVGTAGVIVPLILGYGISVLLGIDWIVAMVIGATLSATSIAAAVTILDELGKEKTQEGNILVNAAVFDDVLGLAILSSIISIVIAHSLPSVELVLFEISESLILWVVLLLGSVFLLPKIVHAVATMRPNSLESRGTKQATALGSAFGVAAIAASIGLNPIVGAFAAGMGLADSKLSNQVKEFIGRLQIIFAPFFFAIIGTHVDISNILNVDLVLFVIILIIAVLGKILGSGIPAVILLKNKNKGLRIGYGMIVRGEIAFITAGLGLSYGIISESIFSTLIFVILGTIIIGPILLRRSFEKNDEISNSS; encoded by the coding sequence ATGGTTACAGAATTTGATGCGATTCCAACATTGGTTGGAATTCTGGTTTTAGTGATTCCTTCAATGTTACTTGGAAAAATTTGTAAACATTTTGGAATTTCTGAAATAATCGGTTTTGTAATTGGTGGAATAATTTTAAGTCCATTTGCATTAGGTGGATTGATACAATTCTCTGATAGACCAATTGTAGAGTTAAATGAATTAATGTTATCATTTTGGCAAATTGCAGGAATTTTAATTTTATTTTCAGCTGGTCTTCATTTTCCTTTTTCTAGTTTAAAACAAGCAGGAATTCAATCTTTGATAGTCGGTACAGCAGGAGTCATAGTTCCTTTAATTCTAGGATATGGAATTTCTGTTTTACTTGGAATTGATTGGATAGTCGCAATGGTCATTGGTGCAACATTGAGTGCTACAAGTATCGCAGCAGCTGTAACAATTTTGGATGAGTTAGGAAAAGAAAAAACTCAAGAAGGGAATATTTTGGTTAATGCCGCAGTATTTGATGATGTCTTAGGATTGGCAATTCTATCATCCATTATTTCAATTGTAATTGCACACTCATTACCATCTGTCGAGTTGGTATTGTTTGAGATATCAGAATCATTGATTTTGTGGGTTGTTCTTCTCTTAGGTTCTGTATTTTTACTTCCCAAGATAGTTCATGCTGTAGCAACTATGAGACCTAACTCGCTTGAATCTCGTGGTACTAAACAAGCAACCGCATTAGGTTCAGCATTTGGTGTAGCTGCAATTGCTGCAAGTATAGGACTTAATCCAATAGTTGGAGCTTTTGCTGCAGGAATGGGGCTTGCAGATTCAAAGCTATCTAATCAAGTTAAAGAATTTATTGGCAGATTGCAAATTATTTTTGCACCTTTTTTCTTTGCAATAATTGGCACACACGTAGACATTTCAAATATTTTGAATGTGGATCTAGTCTTATTTGTAATAATTTTGATAATTGCTGTTCTTGGAAAAATTCTGGGTTCTGGCATTCCAGCAGTAATTCTACTCAAAAATAAGAACAAAGGTCTACGAATAGGATACGGAATGATTGTAAGAGGCGAGATTGCATTTATTACTGCAGGATTAGGATTGTCTTATGGAATTATCTCAGAAAGTATTTTCTCCACATTGATTTTTGTAATACTAGGCACGATTATTATTGGACCAATATTACTAAGACGTTCTTTTGAAAAAAATGATGAGATATCAAATTCTAGTTAA
- a CDS encoding APC family permease: MSELKRHMGLFHLTMYGVGLILGAGIYVLIGEATGIAGDAVWISFALGSIVALFAGFSYAELSSVFPKAAAEYIFIKNAFKNNFFAFLIGWLTVITSIITAATVALGFGGYFAEFVDIPIIISAIGLLVILSIVNFIGIRESSWTNTIFTIIEASGLILIIIIGFTFSNPEPVNYLESPSGFTGVAIVFVLIFFAFIGFEDMANIAEEVRKPKKTIPKAIILSVLISGTIYILVSLAVVRVVNWEELATSSAPISLVAERGLGSEAHILLSSIALFAITNTVLITLVAGSRMFYGMAREKVFPSILGKIHFKTKTPWIAVVMILIISTLFTLIGDIVIVANITVFAIVITFAAVNLAVIVLRYTEPNVERKFKVPINIGKFPILPLFGLGISIYMGFQFEIEVVLVGLTIIGIGAVFYRISKNSTTNSPNISQN, translated from the coding sequence ATGTCTGAATTAAAACGTCACATGGGGCTTTTTCATCTTACCATGTATGGTGTTGGTTTGATTTTAGGTGCTGGCATCTATGTCCTAATTGGAGAAGCTACAGGTATTGCAGGAGATGCTGTATGGATTTCGTTTGCTTTAGGTTCAATTGTTGCGTTGTTTGCAGGATTTAGTTATGCAGAATTATCATCAGTATTTCCAAAAGCTGCTGCAGAATATATTTTTATTAAAAATGCTTTCAAAAATAATTTTTTTGCATTTCTTATAGGATGGCTAACAGTAATTACATCTATTATTACTGCTGCAACAGTTGCGTTAGGATTTGGTGGATATTTTGCCGAATTTGTAGATATTCCAATAATTATTTCTGCTATAGGATTATTAGTTATTCTATCAATTGTGAATTTTATAGGAATTAGAGAATCATCATGGACAAATACTATCTTTACAATAATAGAAGCTTCGGGATTAATATTAATAATTATAATTGGTTTTACATTCAGTAATCCAGAACCAGTAAATTACCTTGAAAGTCCATCAGGATTTACGGGTGTTGCTATTGTATTTGTTTTGATATTTTTTGCATTTATTGGATTTGAAGATATGGCAAACATTGCTGAAGAGGTAAGAAAGCCTAAAAAAACAATTCCTAAAGCAATAATTTTATCAGTTTTAATTTCGGGCACAATATACATTCTAGTTTCTTTAGCCGTAGTGCGTGTAGTGAATTGGGAGGAACTTGCAACTTCATCTGCTCCAATATCGTTGGTTGCTGAAAGAGGATTAGGTTCAGAAGCACATATCTTACTTTCATCAATTGCTCTTTTTGCCATAACCAATACTGTTTTGATTACACTTGTTGCAGGATCTAGAATGTTTTATGGCATGGCAAGAGAAAAAGTATTTCCTTCTATATTAGGAAAAATTCATTTTAAAACAAAAACTCCTTGGATAGCAGTTGTAATGATTTTGATTATTTCAACGCTTTTCACATTAATTGGAGATATTGTAATTGTTGCAAACATCACAGTTTTTGCAATAGTCATAACTTTTGCTGCAGTGAATTTAGCAGTGATTGTTTTACGTTATACAGAACCTAATGTTGAACGAAAATTCAAAGTTCCCATAAATATTGGTAAATTTCCCATTTTACCATTATTTGGATTAGGAATTTCAATTTACATGGGATTTCAATTTGAGATCGAAGTTGTGCTTGTGGGATTAACAATTATTGGAATAGGTGCAGTTTTCTATAGAATTTCTAAAAATTCCACGACTAATTCTCCTAACATATCTCAAAACTGA
- a CDS encoding VIT1/CCC1 transporter family protein, with product MKWHFDDFIYGSIDGAVTTFAIVAGVVGASLSPGVIIILGFANLFADGFSMATSNYQASKARNEFVQMKRRQEEWEIDNLEEQERDEIREIYKEKGFKDELLEDVVRIITSRRKVWIDTMMKEELGLIDDEKNPLESSVSTFVGFNLIGLIPLLPFMIFLMIGIESNSDAFIYSTISVLLAFFLVGMFKGKIVRHSMLRSGIITLIIGGLAAGVAYIIGYGLNFLIS from the coding sequence ATGAAATGGCATTTTGATGATTTTATTTATGGCTCAATTGATGGGGCAGTAACGACTTTTGCGATAGTTGCAGGAGTAGTTGGTGCATCGTTGTCCCCAGGAGTTATTATAATTCTAGGATTTGCAAATTTGTTTGCAGATGGATTTTCAATGGCTACTTCAAATTATCAAGCATCAAAGGCACGAAATGAATTTGTTCAAATGAAGAGAAGACAAGAAGAATGGGAGATCGATAATTTGGAGGAACAAGAAAGAGATGAAATTAGAGAGATTTACAAGGAAAAGGGATTCAAGGATGAATTGCTGGAAGATGTTGTTCGAATAATTACATCTAGAAGAAAAGTTTGGATAGATACAATGATGAAAGAAGAACTGGGATTAATTGATGATGAAAAGAATCCACTTGAAAGTTCTGTAAGTACTTTTGTTGGTTTTAATTTAATTGGATTAATTCCATTACTCCCATTCATGATTTTTTTAATGATTGGTATTGAATCAAACTCGGATGCATTTATTTATTCTACTATATCTGTTCTTTTAGCATTTTTTCTAGTAGGTATGTTCAAAGGAAAAATTGTTCGGCATTCTATGCTTCGTTCAGGAATTATCACATTAATCATTGGTGGACTTGCAGCAGGTGTTGCATACATAATAGGATATGGATTAAATTTTCTGATTTCTTAG